Proteins encoded within one genomic window of Schaalia sp. HMT-172:
- a CDS encoding Gfo/Idh/MocA family protein yields MSIRLGILGIGSMGRHHVRNARATAGVDLVALADPGGDRFGVAGDLPVLGGVEELIEAGIDAAIIAAPTAHHEAAALALAEAGVHTLVEKPLATSVEAGARIRDAFAASGLVGAVGYVERCNPALIDMRRRIAQGQLGEIEQIATRRQSPFPARISDVGVVKDLATHDVDLAAWVAGAPYESIYARTSARSGRVHEDMMVASGVLAGGILVNHLVNWLTPYKDRTTIVTGERGALVADTAMGDLTFYENGHAPLQWDAIAAFRGVSEGQVVRYALTKREPLALEHERFRDAILGVGAEHVTMDEALDNLRVVEAILSSAATGRSVDL; encoded by the coding sequence ATGAGCATTCGCCTCGGGATCCTCGGCATCGGCTCGATGGGCCGACACCACGTGCGCAACGCTCGCGCCACCGCAGGCGTGGACCTCGTCGCCCTCGCCGACCCGGGCGGCGACCGCTTCGGCGTCGCCGGCGACCTGCCCGTCCTGGGCGGCGTCGAGGAGCTGATCGAGGCTGGCATCGACGCCGCGATCATCGCCGCGCCCACCGCCCACCACGAGGCCGCAGCCCTGGCGCTGGCCGAGGCCGGGGTGCACACCCTCGTCGAAAAGCCCCTCGCCACGAGCGTCGAGGCCGGAGCGCGCATCCGCGACGCCTTCGCGGCCTCGGGCCTCGTGGGGGCAGTCGGCTACGTCGAGCGCTGCAACCCGGCGCTCATCGACATGCGCAGGCGCATCGCCCAGGGACAACTGGGCGAGATCGAGCAGATCGCGACGCGCCGCCAGTCTCCCTTCCCCGCCCGCATCAGCGACGTCGGCGTGGTCAAAGACCTGGCCACGCACGACGTGGACCTGGCCGCGTGGGTGGCTGGCGCCCCCTACGAGAGCATCTACGCGCGCACGTCCGCGCGCTCGGGGCGAGTGCACGAGGACATGATGGTCGCCTCGGGCGTGCTTGCAGGCGGCATCCTCGTCAACCACCTCGTCAACTGGCTGACCCCCTACAAGGACCGCACGACCATCGTGACGGGGGAGCGCGGCGCGCTTGTCGCCGACACCGCGATGGGGGACCTGACCTTCTACGAAAACGGCCACGCGCCCCTGCAATGGGACGCCATCGCCGCCTTCCGCGGGGTGAGCGAGGGCCAGGTCGTGCGCTACGCCCTCACCAAGCGCGAGCCCCTCGCCCTCGAACACGAGCGCTTCCGCGACGCCATCCTCGGCGTGGGCGCCGAGCACGTCACCATGGACGAGGCCCTGGACAACCTGCGCGTCGTCGAGGCCATCCTCTCCTCGGCAGCCACCGGGCGCTCGGTCGACCTGTAG
- a CDS encoding DegT/DnrJ/EryC1/StrS aminotransferase family protein: MTHPFIPPARPLIGEEEIEAVAAVMRTGMIAQGPQVAAFEEEFAAALVPGTRAAAVNSGTSALHLGLLAAGIGPGDEVIVPSFTFAATANSVAITGATPVFADIDPLTFTLSPAGVEAAITQRTRAIMPVHLYGHPAPMDALQAIADERGLMVFEDAAQAHGATLHGRAVGSFGTFAAFSFYPTKNMTSGEGGMVTSTDPEIIRGVRLARNQGMETRYANEIVGLNNRMTDIHAAIGRVQLTKVGAWTRARQSNAAFLDAHLRGVTVPHVAPGATHVYHQYTIRVEEDRDGFADALREEYGVGSGVYYPIPNHELPSLARYAPCAELPATREAADQVLSLPIYPSLTPIELERIVHGVNTLAQAGA; the protein is encoded by the coding sequence GTGACCCATCCGTTCATTCCGCCCGCGCGCCCGCTCATCGGCGAGGAAGAGATCGAGGCCGTCGCCGCCGTCATGCGCACCGGCATGATCGCCCAGGGCCCCCAGGTCGCCGCCTTCGAGGAGGAGTTCGCCGCCGCCCTCGTGCCCGGAACCCGGGCAGCCGCGGTCAACTCGGGGACCTCGGCCCTGCACCTGGGCCTGCTCGCCGCCGGGATCGGACCGGGCGACGAGGTCATCGTCCCCTCCTTCACCTTCGCGGCCACCGCCAACTCGGTCGCCATCACGGGCGCGACCCCCGTGTTCGCCGACATCGACCCGCTCACCTTCACGCTGTCCCCGGCCGGAGTCGAAGCCGCAATCACGCAGCGCACGCGGGCCATCATGCCCGTCCACCTCTACGGCCACCCCGCTCCCATGGACGCGCTCCAGGCGATCGCCGACGAGCGCGGCCTCATGGTCTTCGAGGACGCCGCCCAGGCCCACGGCGCCACCCTGCACGGGCGCGCGGTCGGCTCCTTCGGCACCTTCGCGGCCTTCTCCTTCTACCCGACGAAGAACATGACCAGCGGCGAGGGAGGCATGGTCACCTCCACCGACCCCGAAATCATCCGAGGCGTGCGGCTCGCGCGCAACCAGGGCATGGAGACGCGCTACGCCAACGAAATCGTGGGCCTCAACAACCGCATGACCGACATCCACGCCGCCATCGGGCGCGTCCAACTGACCAAGGTCGGTGCGTGGACGCGCGCGCGTCAAAGCAACGCCGCGTTCCTGGACGCCCACCTGCGCGGCGTCACCGTCCCGCACGTCGCCCCCGGCGCCACCCACGTCTACCACCAGTACACGATCCGCGTGGAAGAAGACCGCGACGGTTTCGCCGACGCCCTGCGCGAGGAATACGGCGTCGGCTCGGGCGTCTACTACCCGATCCCGAACCACGAGCTGCCCTCCCTGGCCCGCTACGCCCCCTGTGCGGAGCTGCCCGCCACGCGCGAGGCCGCCGACCAGGTCCTCTCCCTGCCGATCTACCCCTCCCTGACGCCCATCGAGCTGGAACGCATCGTGCACGGCGTCAACACGCTCGCCCAAGCGGGGGCCTGA
- a CDS encoding acyltransferase encodes MIEPSADVAPSARVADNARVWHLAQVREDASIGEETIVGRGAYIGEGVRVGDRCKIQNYALIYEPASLADGVFVGPAAVFTNDHAPRAINPDGSLKSASDWDRVGVTVERGAAIGARAVCVAPVRIGAWASVGAGAVVTRDVAPYALVVGVPARRVGWVGEAGVPLVAADPDAPAGHEAGTAMWVCPATGRRYIERDDTLSPEEAQASSTNTAEAPARNREDQP; translated from the coding sequence GTGATCGAGCCCAGCGCCGACGTGGCGCCCAGCGCCCGGGTCGCCGACAACGCGCGCGTGTGGCACCTGGCGCAGGTGCGCGAGGACGCGAGCATCGGCGAGGAGACGATCGTCGGGCGCGGCGCCTACATCGGCGAAGGCGTGAGAGTCGGGGATCGCTGCAAGATCCAGAACTACGCCCTCATCTACGAGCCCGCCTCCCTGGCCGACGGCGTCTTCGTCGGCCCCGCCGCCGTGTTCACGAACGATCACGCTCCCCGCGCCATCAACCCCGACGGCTCACTCAAGAGCGCCTCGGACTGGGATCGCGTCGGCGTCACCGTCGAACGAGGCGCCGCCATCGGGGCGCGCGCCGTGTGCGTGGCCCCCGTGAGGATCGGCGCCTGGGCCTCGGTCGGGGCCGGCGCGGTCGTCACGCGCGACGTCGCCCCCTACGCCCTCGTCGTCGGCGTCCCCGCGCGCCGCGTCGGATGGGTCGGCGAGGCCGGGGTGCCCCTCGTCGCCGCCGACCCCGACGCGCCAGCCGGGCACGAGGCAGGGACAGCCATGTGGGTGTGCCCGGCCACGGGCCGCCGCTACATCGAGCGAGACGACACCCTCTCACCCGAGGAGGCCCAGGCCTCGTCCACGAATACCGCCGAGGCGCCCGCCCGCAACCGTGAGGACCAGCCGTGA
- a CDS encoding glycosyltransferase family 2 protein: MQMRSDTWVVIPAFNEAPVIGGVVAGVRALFPRVLVVDDASDDDTAVIARAAGAYTATHPINLGQGAALQTGFEAALARGARYVVTFDADGQHDPAEAAAMVARADEENLAFVLGSRFLDGGDARVGALKRAVLHIGALAARARTGMALTDTHNGLRVIRADALAHVHLTHARMAHASQIVSQLATCGLPGAEHPVTISYTDYSRAKGQPLLNSVNIVVDLALGGR, encoded by the coding sequence ATGCAGATGCGCTCCGACACGTGGGTCGTGATCCCCGCGTTCAACGAGGCGCCCGTCATCGGGGGCGTCGTTGCTGGCGTGCGCGCTCTCTTCCCCCGCGTCCTCGTGGTGGACGACGCTTCCGACGACGACACCGCGGTGATCGCGCGCGCGGCGGGAGCCTACACGGCCACGCACCCGATCAACCTGGGGCAGGGTGCCGCGCTGCAGACCGGCTTCGAGGCGGCGCTCGCGCGCGGGGCGCGCTACGTGGTGACCTTCGACGCCGACGGCCAGCACGACCCCGCCGAGGCGGCGGCCATGGTCGCGCGCGCCGACGAGGAGAACCTGGCCTTCGTCCTCGGGTCGCGTTTCCTGGACGGCGGGGATGCCCGCGTCGGTGCCCTCAAGCGGGCCGTGCTGCACATCGGCGCTCTTGCCGCCCGAGCGCGCACGGGCATGGCCCTGACCGACACGCACAACGGGCTGCGCGTCATCCGCGCCGACGCCCTCGCCCACGTGCACCTGACCCACGCGCGCATGGCTCACGCCTCGCAGATCGTGTCCCAGCTGGCCACCTGCGGCCTGCCCGGCGCCGAGCACCCCGTGACGATCTCCTACACGGACTACTCGCGGGCCAAGGGCCAGCCCCTGCTCAACTCCGTCAACATCGTCGTCGACCTGGCGTTGGGGGGCCGATGA